Proteins from a single region of Oncorhynchus tshawytscha isolate Ot180627B linkage group LG03, Otsh_v2.0, whole genome shotgun sequence:
- the LOC112229294 gene encoding leucine-rich repeat and immunoglobulin-like domain-containing nogo receptor-interacting protein 1 — MFVESVVRWGAWSILLQCGLLGVSAGDFPWPCPARCVCRLETLEVNCSDKQLTSVSEGFASGTQRINLSRNKLKTLGRRQFFGMTQLEDLDISDNVIAMIEVEAFQGLQNLKTLCIRSNRLKIISVGVFSGLPSLRFLDLSENEILVFLDFTFRELVSLHQLEAGENDLVFISQRAFTGLQNLQELNLDRSNLTSIPTEALSQLQSLTRLRMIRLTISALPNNAFRRLHRLRSLVISHWPLLDKLASNSLIGLNLTSLVISSCNLSTVPYQALRHLVYLGYLDLSYNPITAIQGNLLGDLLRLQELHLAGGNLLRIEPGAFRGLAYFRLLNVTSNQLSTLEDSAFHSVGNLQVLRLDGNPLACDCRLLWVVRRRQRLNFDGRQPTCSTPDMVREREFRDFSEKELPRLFTCRQARIVDRRSQEVRVEEGTTVLFSCKADGDPMPSFTWLSAQRIPLSTTGRIRVLSNGTLEVRYAQVQDSGTYQCTAGNAAGNDSLYVSLYVKGFPRNRTMPFFTDEGWIESSHAPTANSSAQVANQYPFDAKTLIIATTMGFLSFLSSVAICFVFMFFWSQSKGQIKHTATIDYVPRTSMGVGGGGGGRGWRGCWQVYHEAYLRLCGRELGTH; from the coding sequence ATGTTTGTGGAGTCTGTTGTCAGATGGGGGGCATGGAGCATCTTGCTCCAGTGTGGATTATTGGGCGTGTCAGCAGGGGACTTCCCCTGGCCTTGccctgccaggtgtgtgtgtcggCTTGAGACTTTAGAAGTTAACTGCTCTGACAAACAGCTGACTTCTGTGTCTGAGGGCTTCGCTAGTGGCACCCAGCGCATCAACTTATCTCGTAACAAGCTGAAGACGCTGGGTCGTCGCCAGTTCTTTGGCATGACCCAGCTAGAGGATCTGGACATTAGTGACAATGTCATTGCCATGATTGAAGTGGAGGCTTTCCAGGGCCTGCAGAACCTCAAGACCCTGTGCATTAGGAGCAATCGCCTCAAGATCATCTCTGTGGGGGTCTTCTCCGGACTGCCCAGCCTGCGCTTCCTGGACCTGAGTGAGAACGAGATCCTGGTCTTTCTGGACTTTACTTTCCGTGAGTTGGTGAGCCTTCACCAGCTGGAGGCTGGGGAGAATGACCTGGTGTTCATCTCCCAGCGGGCCTTTACCGGCCTGCAGAACCTGCAGGAGCTCAATCTGGACCGCAGCAACCTGACCTCCATCCCCACCGAGGCACTATCCCAGCTCCAGAGCCTGACTCGGCTGCGCATGATCCGCCTCACCATCTCGGCGCTGCCCAACAATGCCTTCCGCCGCCTGCATCGGCTGCGTAGCCTCGTCATCTCCCACTGGCCCTTGCTGGACAAGCTGGCCAGCAACAGCCTGATTGGCCTCAACCTCACCTCGCTGGTCATCAGCAGCTGCAATCTCAGTACTGTCCCATACCAGGCACTGCGCCACCTGGTCTACCTGGGCTACCTGGACCTGTCCTACAACCCCATCACAGCCATCCAGGGTAACCTGCTGGGGGACCTGTTGCGGCTGCAGGAACTGCACCTGGCTGGGGGCAACCTGCTCCGCATCGAGCCAGGGGCCTTCAGGGGGCTGGCATACTTCCGTCTGCTCAACGTGACATCCAACCAGCTCAGCACACTGGAGGACAGTGCCTTCCACTCGGTGGGGAATCTGCAGGTCCTGCGGCTGGATGGGAACCCCCTGGCCTGTGACTGCCGACTACTCTGGGTGGTCCGCCGGCGACAGCGCCTGAACTTTGACGGTCGCCAACCCACCTGCTCCACCCCGGACATGGTGCGAGAGCGGGAATTCCGGGACTTCTCAGAGAAAGAGCTCCCGAGACTGTTCACCTGCCGGCAGGCCCGCATTGTAGACCGCAGGTCCCAGGAGGTCAGGGTGGAGGAGGGCACTACGGTGCTCTTCTCCTGCAAGGCAGATGGTGACCCAATGCCCTCCTTTACCTGGTTGTCAGCCCAGCGGATTCCGCTCTCCACTACGGGGCGCATCAGGGTGTTGTCCAATGGGACTCTAGAAGTACGCTATGCCCAGGTTCAGGACAGCGGCACATACCAGTGCACGGCGGGCAACGCAGCTGGCAACGACAGCCTGTACGTCAGCCTCTATGTGAAGGGTTTCCCACGTAACCGCACCATGCCATTTTTCACCGACGAAGGCTGGATAGAGTCCTCACACGCCCCTACTGCCAACTCCTCTGCCCAGGTGGCCAACCAGTACCCGTTTGATGCCAAGACACTGATCATCGCCACCACCATGGGCTTCCTGTCCTTCCTCAGCTCAGTGGCTATCTGCTTCGTCTTCATGTTCTTCTGGAGCCAGAGCAAGGGGCAAATCAAACACACAGCCACCATCGACTATGTGCCCCGTACCTCAAtgggggtaggaggaggaggaggggggagggggtggaggggatgCTGGCAAGTTTACCATGAAGCTTATCTAAGGTTATGTGGGAGAGAACTTGGGACACATTGA
- the LOC112229312 gene encoding semaphorin-7A-like, with the protein MMNYIILATVFSMVFAEKSPRLKFIVKEPARYHFSKPENYMSVYHQEGTNVLYVGGQTVIYVLTFTDRGVRDLQIPVVTDESAKAACIAKSDPPKLECDNFITVIQKVNDTFVVCGTNAGTPKCWLLVNDTVLTDAPTNGQMAPASDISPPYPSQRSVSLSADGNLYSALSAVGRHPGSIRRTYGTQKLLKTETKWLQSPQFGGAAVIPASQKHKEEIYFFFSEINKTAMVDEEPYRSRIGRICMVDEGGIKNLLADSWTTFLKARVICGAGSTTQQYNNIRQAFVLSEVAQEKRTGVMYGLFANAWDTTVICAYSIEDIDQAFATSKLKGYSSPLIGHRPGTCAFKNSTAAHNPKILGVIRDHPEIEDVIRPVGGAPLNLPTDDHFTHTVAAMVLAVNDEHYTVLYLGTEQGKVLKVLHTIEDAFIISQYSLFHNEGPVLSMAIDSRKGHLYVGTAMEVQRIPLADCGRYGDSCRECILSRDPYCGWDAARRRCTPIPAGYNISTGALTQSLDHSNASICGEAAALKTHRTNPKQVVIDSDGPVNLPCPVHSFHATYRWEKDNCIQHYPCFIIGDSCVLEPTPGLPLKQGVFRCMATENGYKVEVVSYRLVINSGPLPASLASTLGPSLLLAAATLWLL; encoded by the exons ATGATGAATTATATCATATTGGCGACCGTTTTTTCCATGGTTTTCGCCGAAAAGTCACCTCGGCTGAAATTCATTGTAAAAG AGCCGGCCAGGTATCACTTCTCCAAACCGGAGAACTACATGTCAGTGTACCACCAGGAGGGCACCAACGTGCTGTACGTGGGGGGCCAGACAGTGATCTACGTGCTGACGTTCACTGACAGGGGGGTCCGCGACCTGCAG ATCCCTGTGGTAACTGATGAAAGCGCAAAGGCAGCTTGCATCGCCAAATCAGACCCACCAAAG ttGGAGTGCGACAATTTCATCACAGTCATCCAGAAAGTCAATGACACTTTTGTGGTATGCGGGACAAATGCAGGAACCCCCAAATGCTGGCTGCTG GTAAATGACACTGTGTTGACTGACGCCCCCACCAATGGACAGATGGCACCAGCCTCTGACatctcccctccctacccctcccagAGGTCCGTCAGTTTGTCTGCAG aTGGGAATCTATACTCTGCTCTGTCAGCAGTGGGGCGTCACCCTGGCTCTATCCGCCGTACCTACGGCACTCAGAAGCTTCTGAAGACTGAGACCAAGTGGCTGCAGA gcccccagtttggtggagcagcagtaatACCAGCCTCTCAAAAACACAAGGAGGAGATCTACTTCTTCTTCAGTGAGATCAATAAGACGGCCATGGTGGATGAGGAGCCCTACAGGTCGCGCATCGGCCGAATCTGCATG gtGGACGAGGGGGGTATAAAAAACCTGCTGGCGGACTCGTGGACTACCTTCCTGAAGGCCAGGGTGATATGTGGTGCGGGTAGCACCACCCAGCAGTACAACAACATCAGACAGGCGTTTGTGCTGTCTGAAGTGGCCCAGGAGAAGAGGACCGGGGTCATGTACGGCCTGTTTGCCAACGCCTG GGACACAACAGTGATATGTGCTTACTCCATCGAGGACATTGATCAGGCCTTCGCCACGTCCAAACTGAAGGGCTACAGCAGTCCTCTGATTGGACATCGCCCTGGCACA TGTGCCTTCAAGAACTCCACGGCAGCCCACAACCCTAAGATCCTGGGGGTGATCAGGGACCACCCGGAGATCGAGGACGTGATTCGTCCGGTCGGGGGTGCTCCGCTGAACCTGCCCACCGACGATCACTTCACACACACTGTCGCTGCCATGGTGCTGGCAGTCAACGACGAGcactatactgtgctgtacctgggaacag AACAGGGGAAAGTGCTCAAGGTTCTGCACACTATCGAGGATGCCTTTATCATATCCCAGTACTCCCTCTTTCACAATGAGGGTCCTGTTCTAAGCATGGCCATCGACTCTAGGAAG GGCCACCTTTATGTGGGCACGGCAATGGAGGTCCAGCGCATACCATTGGCTGACTGCGGTCGCTATGGAGACAGTTGCCGGGAGTGCATTCTGTCTCGGGATCCCTATTGTGGTTGGGACGCAGCCAGGAGGAGGTGCACACCCATCCCAGCTGGATACAACATCAGCACTGG GGCACTCACTCAGAGTCTGGACCACTCCAATGCCTCTATCTGTGGTGAAGCTGCTG CACTGAAGACCCATAGGACAAACCCCAAACAGGTGGTGATTGACTCGGACGGCCCCGTCAACCTCCCCTGCCCCGTGCACTCCTTTCACGCTACCTACCGCTGGGAGAAGGACAACTGTATCCAGCACTACCCCTGCTTCATCATTGGAGACTCCTGTGTGCTGGAACCCACCCCTGGCCTGCCCCTTAAGCAGGGGGTGTTCCGCTGCATGGCCACGGAGAATGGCTACAAGGTGGAGGTGGTCTCCTACAGGCTGGTGATCAACAGTGGgcctctgcctgcctccctggcCTCCACCCTGGGGCCCTCCCTCCTTCTTGCTGCAGCCACCCTCTGGCTCCTGTAA